AATATTTACATTGCCACCCTCTTTGCTCACCGTTTTGTCAATGTTCATGGGGTCAACATCAGCGAGACTTGCCCCAGTTTTCATGCGATCTTTGTGAATTCCCAGCAAGTCATCTTTCACAATGTTCATAGGCAGACACCTGCGGAGAAACAAAGGAAAGAAAACCTAACAGATTCTAATTATAGTCGCAATATGCTTTATTAAACCATACAACAGGAAGTGCAAACATGTCAAGCTTAATAAGTCTTGTGGAGGTGAAACGTGTCCATTGCGCATCTGAATTTGTGCTGTGCCTCAGCTCTCACCTGGTGACTGACCTGCTCCTGCTCTTACTCTTGCTCTTACGCCTCCTCCTTTGAAACGTCTCATCTTCTGAAGAAGTGGATGTGGAGTCGCTACTGTGGAGGGCATGTCTCCTCCTGCGAGTACAaatgacgcaaaaaaaaaaatctatcaaatCCAACCTATGGAGACGATCAACCATTATGATGgaccaataaaaaaacatgagaTGCCATTGAGAAGTCATGCtattttacattaaacaaaaaatgtttactgATTATCATAAAGTATCTATtcattaatgacattttaaacaaatactgGCACATTTTACTGTGACTTTGTTATTAGTGCTACCTGACAGCAGACAAGCAGGGGCAATCTTACCTCTCAGTACTATTCCTGATGGTGGAAGAGAATTGGAGAGGGAAAAGAATTGAGGAATGATTTAACATGCATTGCTGATACTAACAGAGAGAGAAACATTATAAAATGGGTTGAGACAAATATTCATGTTATATGAGGACAGTAGCAGTGAAACATGTATGGTCTGTCACAAAAGGTTTGAGCAGAATGAAAATTTGACATGTCTAATGGTCTTAGTTCTGTGAgctcattattttagctgtccTACTAACCGGCTGGTCCTCCTCCTGTTGTAAGGACTCCGAGGGGCTGTGGAGCTGAAGGGAAATCTGTGTCTGGTGGGGGATGAATGGTCCTTAAAGTACATGGTGCGCTTTCGTGGCACTCTGGTCTCTCTAGCTTCTCTGGGCtctgaaatgacaaaatgaagaaCATTTTGAACCTTCACCATGctgttaaattaaataaaatggtcATGTGAAAAATAAGACGTTACCATCTTGCGGTGCCTGGTAGAGAACTACATTTTTTCGCTGTCTAAAGTCATAACGCCTCTGGTTGTCTTCTTCATCCACCGCATCCTCATCATCGTCAATGTCATCCTCAatgtcctcctcctcatcatcatcatcatcatcgtcatcctcatcatcatcctcttcaTCATGATCACCTTCATCCCCGATgtgaatcaaaacaaacaaggtattTGAGATGGGTATTTGATAACATTTCCTTTAAAAGAAATCAATAGATTCACATCTCAAAGTCCTGGGGTCCTGTTTCAATAACCTACttgtattgagcagaataataCTGGACAGAGATGCACCATAACTATCCGCAGCTAATTTACATGTGCTCaatcaacagtgcctctgctgtTTGCAGCCAACCAGTGCACTTCATTTTGCCTCAACTGCCTTACAATACGATTTAAtaaccagggttcaaatccagcctcgcctgtgtagagtttgcatgttctcctcgtgcctccgtgggttttctccgggcactccggtgtcctcccacatcccaaaaacatgcagggtaggttaattgaagactctaaattgcccgtaggtatgaatgtgagtgtgaatggttgtttgtttatgtgtgccctgcaattggctggcaaccagttcagggtgtaccccgcctcctgcccgaagacagctgggataggctccagtactcccgcgagtgaggataagcggcttggaaaatggatggatgtatgaacTGTAGTTTAAACAACAACCACACATttccataaataaaaataattatgtaaactgtaaatgaaattcaaatttcaaataacAGAAATAGAATTATTAGGATTTCCCTCTGGTGCatacagcataaaaaaaaaattatatatgaaaGACCGCtgtaattgttttgtgtttctttttttccccgaaaCTATACAACAGACACTGCGTGGCTACCCGATTTTAGGACACTAGCCACTAACCACATGCCGTAAAAAATGAGGTTTTGGCttaaagtttaaaaagaaaagatgtaaTTATTTCCACAGCCATTTTGAAGGTGTTTCAATTCCGCTAATGTTGAGTGTACGCCACAAGACTTATCTACCCAAGTATAGATAGATACACAAATATCAGTGTAAATTGCTACTTAATTTTAAGTTGAGAAAACGTTTTACAGTGTGGGGAGTGAGACCCATGACGCGGTGATGGTGTGTACAATTTCCACAGTCATTTTTAACGCTTGCGACAAGTAAGGCCTGAGTTGTGTGCTCCCAGCGCTTCTCAGCCTTACAAACGTACAAAAAACATGTAGCTATACAGGTAGTGTTTTACGTGAGAAGCAGATAGCATGAGTTCGGACTTCTAAGATTCGTCTCCCTTGCCGAGTTGGAGATCCAACTTCAGGAAGAGGGGTGATTAAAATGTGGAGGGTATGGATCGATGTGATGATAAATCCGAGTGGTTATCAGTGCTATCTATGCCCTTGTCAGCGGCACGTCATCGCCCGATGATGGCAGGGACACTCCGCAAGCACAGACTTTCTCCAGCTCGTGACTGCTCCGCCATTCGAGGCATGCTCTTGTTGTGGCGAGGGGGCCGGGCGCGCGCACACGCCGTTCATAATGACGAGATCTTTATCTTCAGAAAGGAGAGCATGCGGGTGGAGGAGATTGACTAAAGCAGTGAAAAAGATGGTGACTTTCAACCACCATGTCTTTATATAGCAAGAGTGTGTGAAGGgaccattaaaacatgcacttggGAAAGTGCAACCACATGAAATCTTTACTCGCACACTGAAAAAAGGGTCACATTCTGGTCGCAGTCTCGAGCCCAATCAATTCTTTGCAATCAGCATAATTCTAACCAaacaattgactttttaaatgcaaactTTATTTAACATACGCTCAATATTTTTATTCGTCCTTGCAAGTCAACAGTATGGTTGGACacaaaagcttgtttttttacatccaGTTGGTTATACCGCACAGTATGATACTGAATTGTAATGTATTTATGCATGCTAAATATAATGAGTGCTTTACATTATATAATATTCTGGACTTTGGTTTGAGTAAATTATCCTGAACTGGAACCTCTgaggggtggcacggtggccaactgattagcacatctgcccttgtgtggagtttgcttgttctccccgtgcctccgtgagttttctccgggtactccggtttcctcccacatcccaaaaacatgcatggtatgttaattggaGACAAAATTGTCCGGAGGTGTGAACGTTGAGTCtgagtgtttgtttatatgtgccctgcgattggctggcaaccagttcaaggtgtaccccgcctcttgcccagtcagctggggtaggctccagcaggccagcaaccctagtgaggataagcggtacaaaaaaatggatggatagaaccTCTGACTTTAAATTGAGCAGCCCTGATTTAAGGTGCCATCGTCCAAATCTAATTTCTATACATGAAATGTTCACAGCTAAATTTTTATGCTAGgtagattataatttttttaattgtagatgGGGTTTTATTTACATAACAGCTACACTTGGTGATCTTGGGCTTAGCAGGTGTTACAACCAGGTAATTATGAACTTGGACCCCAATTCTTATCAAAAGATGAAAACGCACAATACATTAGGCCCTCACCTTGGTTTTCCTTGGCATTCTTTTTGTCCACATTGGTCTTCAGAGATTGCCTCACTCTGCCTCTAGTATATACACCTAGCTGCCCATGTAAAACAATTTTGCATCAATTCAACAAAATGATTACTCAGCCGGCCCACTCCTCCAAACCCATTCAATAAATATAAACACTGGTGTTTCAACAGTACTATGATAAAATGCTTTTCATTAGGTGTCATTACCTGTTCTTCATTGTTTAATCTGCGTCGCAGCTTTTTCATGTCGTCCATCTTTTGCAAAACAGCCTCAGCCGTACTAAGGGGATCACAGAAAGAATTTGGTGAGCCACTGTTTAATAAACAGACCCCCTTTCCAAACTCACCAGAGTGCAGTAAATTGTGAATTTAACATAGTTGACATGGTGATGTataagttgttattttttttccattgtattCTATTCTGTTCATCAgtttttatcatcatcattgtgaTAAAATTGTCACCAAACTTACTTGGTGATGAGGCGGTCATAGAGGACGGACTGATTCCGGGAATTAAATTTGTGTTGGGTGATTCTGGAACTACGTCGTAAAGAGTGTTCCTCCTCGTCTTCGGGGCTCCTTAAGTTAACGCGGCTTCTTTTGGGAGTGGATGTCCCTTCTACCTCATCTGGAACATCTTCAACATTAACAGAAACCAGGTTGGTGGCCTGGGAAAACATACTCTCCTAAAAACACATGGCTGATAAACATGTATGTGAGATTGGTGAATTACAGCTCCATCTCAAGACTTCTTGCCTAAACGTACCCCCTTGCAGTTTGTCGCAGGATGATTTGCCTTCCTTCTGTAGCCTGGAGGACTTCCTGAATGCACAAAATGGATACATACAAAACCCACAATAATGTGTCAATGTTAGCATGCTGTCCTTGGATTATTTTACGTGGATGGCAAATTTTAGCTGTGACAATTCATTTGAGAACCACCCGAAAAAGTCCAGCCCCCATTTACTTCAACAATGGTAATTATATGAACCACAGAGAGGAGCGTGGACAGTCAGTGTCTGTGGTTAAAATTCACACAGCTGGTAGCTTTCTACCCGTTACGCCTCTAATGCTATGTCAGTAGTAGGCAAATTCTTGGGTCAACTTCAACCCCCATCTGAAAGCTGGGGAAATGTAAGCCTAAATGGCCAGTGGGAAAGAGGCTTAAGTCAATCACCTTGTGGCGTAGCCTCCAGCCTTTGGTTCCATGTCAGAAAAGGAGACCTCTAGTTTGACTCGCTGTCCTCTGGTCTTTGTAAAGTAATGGAGACAGCTTCCCGACTGCTGCTTACCATCTCCCTAGCAGTCacataattatttaattagttCATACTTGTCAAGTTGACAACATACCAAGATCTACAACTACATTATTGCCTGATAGCCTTAAGGATATGCATTTCTAAAATTCcacattaaaattgtccaaatagcAGACAGAACAAACCAAATATAGAGATCAAATAAAGTTGCAGGGTTGAAGCCACTCCACTGCTCACTGGAACGAATAGTAATAAGGGGATTTATTACAGATACGAGAGCTTCTTTAATTagaaaaactgttaaaaaaaataaataaataaaaattaacaacTGACACCGTCACAGATATTAGTGTATAAGTTATAGGCCAGAACAGCAAGACACATAGACTACATAAAAAGTCGTGCTTGAGATACTGTTTAATTCTGCTTTTATCAGCAAGCTTTGGATGAACTTTACTGGAGATTTCTGTACAGGAGGGGCGTGTCCTTTCCATTTTGAACATCGAGGAAACGACTTCTTGTGACCGCATTGACTGGTggaaaatgtcacaatttaaCCCAATCGACTGTTATCATTATTAtgctgaataaaaaaacaatccttGTTCTCACAAGAAATTAATTCAAAATGACTGACACGGATGACTGTATGATGAAGCATTCCTTATGCTTACATAGAAACATCCCTGAAACGATACGCTAACGACCGATCTTAAGTTgaaaacttaatttattttatttaattatgttgagGGGAGTTGGGGCGAAGAGGAGGACTGCCACAATGTTTAACTAAAATAACGTTGACTCATATGACTAAAATCCCTTTTTATGTTTAAATTATATCTCGAGAGATGCGACTTGTGAGTAAACGGGGTACTATGAGTGACCACTACTGTCACTTTGACAGCGTAGCTGTTGTTACGTAGCTTAGCTGGCTAACAAGGGCATCCCAGCAAGTGCAGTTAGCacatcatacagtatatccaacACGTTAAGAGAGGTCGTATTTCTACTTAACAAGCTTTAGCTCACATTCACTCGGTTGTGTTCGGGGCTGGCCAGGCTATCATCCAGAGTGCGGGAGGTTCGTGTGGACCGGGGTGATTTTCTCTGCAAAGCGGGAACAAGAGACAGAAATTCCGAGCTTGTGTCCAACTCCATCGACCTCCTGTCCGGAGTTGTTGCCACCGGTTGGAGAACTACACCACCGCCGCTACTGCGTAGTACTACCATGTCGACTCCAGCTAGTTATAAACGCACTAATGACGGGCGCTCGGTCACTACAGCACTGAAATCCATCGAAAGTTGAACGTCAGCAACATAGAAAAGATACACGCAAAATCGCGCCTCGGCGTAGTCCGCCTCTCAACCCTTGATTTCTGGCGCCACAAACGTCATCACAGGGCAGAAGCGCAGCCGCGAGGAAAAATAGAGCCGAGGTCCGAATTGTTCATAGAGCCGCTAACTGCAAACATGACAGTATTTCGTTATGTGAGCCATACTTACACTTTTTATGACCTCAAGCTTTGAAATAACAATAGGTCAAAAATTATCCGCTAACTACAACTCGGCGgaagaatacattttatagaTAGGCGGTCGTACCACTACCGGCGGTCGGCAAATCTGCTGCTGAAAGACTGTTGCCGCTTGTTGCATTCAATGTTCGGCCGTTCAAACGCTTTACGATAACGTTGACAAAGCTTTTAAACACCCACACAACGTGAActcgattttttttatttttttattttcaatgaataACCCGTCAACACAAGAGAAAATACAAACTGAATTCTTCCTATTTGGAAAAGGAGGGACATTTAATAAAACTGCTGTACAGGCAACCTTATGTGTAAGAGCGGTAATATCAAGCATCCCACTGGATCATGCTGACTTGGGTTGACTGTGTTAAGATGAACTCAAGTGAAGAGATTTTGCTTGAAACCACTTTAATCAAATGTATGAGTCTAGGGATGTCCGCTGTCAGTGGAAGACAAGGTTTTACGCAGAGCCCACATAAGTAGACATGCAGTAGCCAACCATCACATTTCACGTGTATGGTGTGTGCCATAACACATTGCCAATTAGTctaataaaactattttttttgcaactgtGTTATCAAGTAGCTATTGAGTTGAAGAGGCCGCCCTAATATAGTACTTGCACACAGTTGGTCGCTTTTAGTCAGTACataaatccccaaaacatcctATCAATCAGCTTAGAAACAACATAAAAGGTCACTTTGTAGAGGAATATGTTTTATGCAGTTGCTGGCTACTACACTATCATGTCTACATATTGACATCAGCATCGAGTGCTCATGCAATGGCTGCCAGGTAGTCTTTCACTTCTGCCGGGGTGAGTCTCTTAAACCCGGCCTCGTTGCAGATGCCAACCTCAATGTTCTCCTCAGTCATCTGACCTTCAAAACTCTCCTGTAACCCAACAGTAAATGGTGTGTATGTgaatgacagattttttttctggacatTTATAACAAAGAAAATGTACCTTTAATGTCAGGATGGCTGTGTGGATGGCATCTTCCAATTCCAGGTCGTTGTTATACCTGGAGAatgaaattcaataaaaaatcaATCCTGTAGAGTGCAGGGTGGTAACTTTCTCAAGATGATCCAGAAAAAGGGATTTTCTGCATCCATTATCAATCAGATATATTagtcaaaaatgtaataaaatagctAGGATAAAAGGAGTAGTAATCGGGGTTTTTACAGGTTGTAAAGTGACAACATAGGTGCCAGTGTCTTCACACTAATTTTTTACATCAAATTATATGCAAGCCCTTTATATTTAGAGGAATGTTGTAATATGTGTTTGAAATGAGGTTAAAGTGCGTTGGGATTATAGTTTCAGGGGTGAACCTCAGGTTGTAATACTTTAAATGAGTAAATTATCTGAATATAAAATATGGGTGGTTTCTCACTTTCAGTCATAGATGTACACATACAGGTTGTCAAGTCATCAAAACTTGACAAAAACCAATGTAACTCTTTTTAGGCTCTCATTGCatctcaaaatattttaaatcagtCTAGTTCAACTTGAGATACACATACCATATTCTTGCCATGAGATGAAACTGGTAACAGAATGCAAATTACTATATAACTTGAGTATGAAGCAAGCTACCTTTTCTCAAGGAATGTTTTTCCATTAACGTAGTTCTTTCCCATGGCTGTGGCTTTCCATGCAAAATATGCCCCCTGGGAAGAGGGGGGAGGGAGACAGTCAGCAATGGAATTATTACTCTTCTGTAATAATATGGAATATACTGAGTGactcatatatatacacaattatCCCAGTCAGACACTGCTGCTGAATTAAGTTTTAAAATCCTCAGTTATAAAAGGAATTGGGGAATCTGATTTTTGATCAATGCAGTCTAGCAGTGTCAACCACTTATTACAACTATGATGAATGAGACAGACAAGGGTGTTAGTCAAGtctcaataaaatgaaaaactgagCATACTGAGGGATCTGACTGGAACAAGTAGGGCTGGTCTTCATCCCATCCAGCTATCAACAATGACACCCCAAATGGACGCACTCCGCTGCAGagagaggagggaaaaaaatcacatcgCCATCACATCGAGACAGAATGCATCCTAAAATAGTATAAGGCATACCCAACGACGTGGCCAAAACCGAATGAACTGTCACGCAATGTGCAGGGTTTAGccactagttttcatgagtggccaattgtcagccactggttttgctgtgATTCAAAATTTAAAACGCCAGTGAATGGCATTGCAACGTCACTGGttaatatccattcatccattttccatactgcttattctcactagggtgctggagcctatcccagctaactttgggcgagaggtagggtacaccctgagctggttgccacccaatcgcaggtcacatataaacaaataaccatttgcactcacattcacacctacaggcaatttagagtcttcaattaaactaccatgcatgtttttgggatgcgggaggaaaccagagtacccggagaaaaccaacgcaggcatgcaaactccaaacaggcgaggcttaatttgaaccagggtccttagaactgtgaggcagatccgCTACACTGCTGAACAGTCAATCAAAAAAGCGTAAGCGAGACCCAACCACCCAGCAGCTGCCGCGGCACCGCCAAGCTGTACCTATACAtcttatattgtattttacaaaagtacttaactgtatttatattttcctATATACCTGCAGTTACAAAGCAAAGCGCGGAGAATATGTCACCAAAAGTCATGAATGCAAGTTTGCAAAGGGAGCCATTGATCATTGcaaacagcctctcaaaatatcaaCACTATTTGTTATTTGCTTTCTTAGTGGTAATCCGTTTCTTCCTTCACAATCGCAACAAGTTTTTATCGTtcaataaacaaatacagtacagtatattgtatgtgaAGCCTCAAAACCCGATACAGGCTTGGAGCTTTCTATTGCATCGTGCCGGTAGATGTGGTTTGCTCAATTGCTTGGTGTGCAGCAATTAACCAAACGAGAGTCCGccaactaatttttttttttgtgacagtcTACTTCAGTCACATTTGGCCGCGTTCCTTGGTGTGCGGTGGGCTTAAGCAACACCCATCCACACTATAGCTAATGATCAATGATCACATCCTAAAATAAGCAATGGTCAACGATAAGTCTAAGTGTCACCCACCCAGACTGTGTGTACTCCTGCATTACAGATGCCACTCGCTGTACAAGCTGGCCTGTGGGGATTGGTTCTTGGTACACAAGGAAGTACTGTTGTGCCAACTTCCTGGCTCGTCGGACCAAAACCCTGCAAATACCACATTTATTGACCTTTTGTGTAAGTACTAAATTACTGAAATACCAACATTGACACAAATAACTTGGGTATTTGCACAGGTGAAAAGTTGATAATCCCCACCTGTAGTCAGGCCCCATGCCACTGTACACCATGCCTATGTGCTTGGTGATGGGCTCTACTTTGTGAACACTCTGCTCATCATACAGAATAGacttctgtttcttttctgttGCCAGGACGACCCCATTGGAAGCTGGAAAAATGTTGGAAACGAATCAGCCCTCACTGTCTTGAGCTACACTGTCTGTAAGCATTTACGACAATTATGAAAAATATGGtagctgaactttttttttttacacataccAATGCTACTTTTAACATTTATGCACCTGTTGAAAACTGCAAGTTCAATTGAATTCACAATGAAAGATAACCTGACTGAAAATTAGACTGAATCACTCACTGACATATTTGTTGCACCATTTAAGTTAGCTCTTAAAATGGAAGGGAAATCGTTACCTTTAATGCCCACTGAGGGGGCtccagcagcaacagcagccagTGCATATTCAATCTGCACCAGTTTACCAGAAGGGCTGTGAAAAGACACGCAGACGTTGCATTAAAATTATGATTGAGGAGAGAAGAAAAGATTACGGTAGGAGACAAAGCAAACACCAGCGCCACAGTTGGCGACTGTCATAAGTGCAAGCAAAACCTCAACACTTCTTTCATCTATACAATGGATAGCCGGTCGCAACATAATCTGGGAGATTGGCCGGT
The genomic region above belongs to Phyllopteryx taeniolatus isolate TA_2022b chromosome 6, UOR_Ptae_1.2, whole genome shotgun sequence and contains:
- the LOC133479525 gene encoding proteasome subunit alpha type-2, whose product is MAERGYSFSLTTFSPSGKLVQIEYALAAVAAGAPSVGIKASNGVVLATEKKQKSILYDEQSVHKVEPITKHIGMVYSGMGPDYRVLVRRARKLAQQYFLVYQEPIPTGQLVQRVASVMQEYTQSGGVRPFGVSLLIAGWDEDQPYLFQSDPSGAYFAWKATAMGKNYVNGKTFLEKRYNNDLELEDAIHTAILTLKESFEGQMTEENIEVGICNEAGFKRLTPAEVKDYLAAIA